TGAAGCGGGCAGCTGCCTCTGCTTCGGTGACTTCCGGTTGTGACAGATAATGATAGAGGGGCGTTGTCTTTCCTTCCGCCAGGTGTTTGGCCACCAGGTAGTCTATCACATCGCCATTGGTAGCATGCACAGTAACCATTCCACCGTGCTGTTTTACCTCCTGCATCAATCCGGTCATCTGCCGGTCGTCGATCATCAGGGCGCCTTTATACGCCATGAAGGTCTTAAATGACGTGATGCCTTCCTGCTCTATCATCGTCCTGATCTCTGCCTTTGTATTTGCGTTGAAATCAGTCACAGCCATATGAAAACTATAATCGCCCACTGCAGTACCATATGCCCTTTCATTCCATTCATCCAGCGCTTCTCGCAATGAATGTCCCTGCTGCTGCAACACGAAATCTATCACCGTAGTTGTACCACCATGCAAAGCAGCACGTGTACCGGTTTCGTGCGTATCGCTGGAAAAAGTACCCATAAATGGCATATCCAGGTGTACGTGCGGGTCTATCCCTCCCGGCATGACTAAGAGTCCTTCGGCGTCTATCACTTTCGCACTGGGCACCGACAGTTTTCTGCCAATAGCGGTCACTTGTCCTGCGGACACGATGATATCGCCATAGTAGTCGTCAGTGGCTGTAATAATCCTTCCGTTTTTAATCAGCAGTTGCATAATTGACCTCCTGTTTATTTGTTCCGGTAGTAGTGATACTGGTATATGAACGCATAATGAGGTAGTAGCTGATACCTGATACAAAGAATCCTACAAACCATGCGTAGCTGTATAACTGTGTGATCCAGGCGGGTATGGCATCCGGAGGGAGCACTTTTATAGTGGTCAGGAACCCGGGAATATTAGGCACGATCCCTAACAAAAGAGCGATCAGGGCATAACGGTTATAACCATTAAAGAAACTATAACGTCCCCGCGGGGAATATAGTTCATTCACTACCAGCTGCTGTTTTCTTATCAGGTAATAATCCGCGATCATAATACCGCCTACTGGCCCCAGCAGACTGGAATAACCGACCAGCCAGGTGAAGATATATCCGGTAGGATCAGCCACTAGTTTCCAGGGGAAAATAAGGATACCGATTATGCCGGTAATATATCCACCTGTACGGAAATTGATCTTTCTGGGTGCGAGGTTGGCAAAGTCATTTGCCGGACTAATAATATTCGCAGCAATATTAGTAGCTAATGTAGAGATCGCGACTGCGATCATAGCAATACTGACCAGGAATTTATGCTCAAATTTACCTGCCAGCACCACAGGGTCCCAGATAGTCGTACCATATACGATCGTCGTGGCGGACGTTACGACTACCCCGATGAAGGAGAATAAGGTCATGGAAGGAGGCAGTCCGAGTGCCTGTCCTTTTATCTGTGCCCGCTGACTTACCGCGTAGCGGGTAAAATCAGGAATGTTCAGCGAGAGAGTGGCCCAGAATCCTACCATGCCTGTCAGTCCGGGAATAAAGAATGCCCAGAAGGCTGCGTTGGAAGAGAAGCGGGATGGTTGATCCAGGATGGGACCCAGTCCGCCGTCTACCGCATTGATCGCCCAATATAATAAAGCCAGTACGGCTACCGGCAGGAAGATCGCTTTAAATACGAGCAGTTTTCTGATACTGTCTATCCCCAGGTAGACAATGTACATGTTGAGCAGCCAGAAGAGCAGAAAACAGATCGCAGGACCGGTGGCCAGTCCGAAGGAGGCAGGAAAAACCGCGGGCAACGTGGCAAGACCAGGTATCCATAACTGCGCCATCTGATAAAT
The DNA window shown above is from Chitinophaga agri and carries:
- a CDS encoding NCS1 family nucleobase:cation symporter-1, whose translation is MREHHDIHQDVPHTDLYSEDLAPVPASARTWNTWNYASLWISMSLCIPTYMLASSLIEGGMNWWQAILTIFAGNTVVLIPMILNGHAGAKYGIPFPVFARASFGTKGANIPAMLRAIVACGWFGIQTWIGGYAIYQMAQLWIPGLATLPAVFPASFGLATGPAICFLLFWLLNMYIVYLGIDSIRKLLVFKAIFLPVAVLALLYWAINAVDGGLGPILDQPSRFSSNAAFWAFFIPGLTGMVGFWATLSLNIPDFTRYAVSQRAQIKGQALGLPPSMTLFSFIGVVVTSATTIVYGTTIWDPVVLAGKFEHKFLVSIAMIAVAISTLATNIAANIISPANDFANLAPRKINFRTGGYITGIIGILIFPWKLVADPTGYIFTWLVGYSSLLGPVGGIMIADYYLIRKQQLVVNELYSPRGRYSFFNGYNRYALIALLLGIVPNIPGFLTTIKVLPPDAIPAWITQLYSYAWFVGFFVSGISYYLIMRSYTSITTTGTNKQEVNYATAD